In the Brassica napus cultivar Da-Ae chromosome A7, Da-Ae, whole genome shotgun sequence genome, one interval contains:
- the LOC125576551 gene encoding uncharacterized protein LOC125576551 — protein MVMKSAVKSQLTTRKAPLAMYFNDISPGLSESQLRFRVIHFWEAKNIANRTLIGIELLLIDEQGTVMQGFISSSRAPTYLPHLKAGATYTLQNFLAATSKEIYRIADQNLTISFSNGSILAPLNDIPVSVSFPTDRFRFHTHEDFQAHRGLRGDLYDVVGHLRLVNGQSLIDRPVLDEAEVISTRRILVHLQSKEYVFHSL, from the exons atggTAATGAAATCCGCCGTAAAGTCTCAGCTTACCACCAGAAAAGCTCCCCTCGCCATGTATTTCAATGACATCTCTCCAGGACTATCAGAGTCACAGCTCCGATTTCGAGTAATCCACTTTTGGGAGGCAAAAAATATAGCTAATAGGACCCTCATTGGGATAGAGCTCCTACTCATCGACGAACAG GGGACTGTGATGCAAGGATTCATTTCCTCTTCTCGTGCTCCAACATACCTGCCTCATCTGAAAGCAGGAGCAACTTACACCCTTCAGAATTTTTTGGCTGCCACAAGCAAGGAGATTTACCGCATCGCTGATCAgaatttaacaatttcattcTCGAACGGCTCTATTCTTGCTCCTCTCAACGACATCCCCGTCTCCGTCTCTTTTCCAACCGACAGGTTCAGGTTCCACACACATGAGGATTTCCAAGCTCACCGTGGTCTCAGGGGCGATCTCTACG atGTCGTTGGCCACTTGAGGCTGGTGAATGGTCAGTCTCTCATTGACCGCCCTGTCCTTGACGAAGCCGAAGTAATCAGCACGCGTCGTATTTTGGTTCATTTGCAATCAAAAGAGTATGTGTTTCATTCGTTATAA
- the LOC106428686 gene encoding uncharacterized protein LOC106428686 — protein sequence MASSRVFIDKDIQPTIDYFSWLGSNPEIAKRVNADEVTRSETMTIGQIYAYIKQENAKEASFDCIATIDDVKRDSAWYYIGCSGCQTKATRGPSSLMCAKCGKTNVSGVAKYLAKISVYDKNDQAVFVLLGDAGSELTGKNAAELVNNYFEANQDLGAGHQMPVPQALIDTIGQTHKFRVKVSKLNLTGKIQAITVTKIVSSEVLPPVPTPTEIPHDVEDEVALPSAIVIDGSGFKADDADGSTSSMDESRKAKRPKHGK from the exons ATGGCCTCCTCCCGTGTCTTTATAGACAAAGATATTCAGCCCACGATTGATTACTTCAGCTG GTTGGGTTCTAACCCAGAGATTGCAAAGCGGGTAAATGCAGATGAGGTTACTAGGTCTGAGACAATGACAATTGGGCAGATCTATGCTTACATCAAGCAGGAAAATGCCAAG GAAGCTTCTTTCGACTGCATAGCCACAATTGATGATGTTAAGCGTGACAGTGCATGGTACTATATTGGCTGCAGCGGTTGTCAAACAAAGGCCACCAGAGGTCCTTCTTCGTTAATGTGCGCCAAGTGCGGCAAAACTAATGTGTCTGGTGTAGCGAA GTATCTCGCAAAGATCTCTGTTTATGACAAAAATGACCAGGCTGTTTTTGTCCTACTTGGTGATGCAGGAAGTGAGTTGACAGGAAAGAATGCGGCAGAATTGGTTAACAACTACTTTGAG GCTAATCAAGACCTTGGTGCTGGCCATCAGATGCCTGTCCCCCAAGCATTAATCGACACCATTGGCCAAACACATAAGTTCAGGGTCAAGGTGTCTAAGCTCAACTTGACAGGCAAGATTCAGGCCATAACCGTTACGAAGATTGTCTCATCAGAGGTTCTGCCACCTGTGCCAACTCCAACTGAAATCCCACATGATGTGGAAGATGAAGTTGCCTTGCCTTCTGCAATTGTCATTGATGGCTCTGGATTCAAAGCTGATGATGCGGACGGAAGTACCAGCAGCATGGATGAATCACGCAAGGCTAAGCGTCCCAAACATGGCAAATAG